A genomic region of Antennarius striatus isolate MH-2024 chromosome 16, ASM4005453v1, whole genome shotgun sequence contains the following coding sequences:
- the prkcsh gene encoding glucosidase 2 subunit beta: MCTIRMSCQNLLLLLTVSVSAVEVQRPRGVPLSKRQFYEEGKPFTCLDGSRTIHFDRVNDDYCDCNDGSDEPGTAACPNGSFHCTNAGFRPSFIPSSRINDGICDCCDTTDEYNSGAACQNTCREMGRKERESLQKMAEIAKEGFMLKQQLIHEAKKGLEEKKAKLAEVQSGKKDLEEKVEALRTVKETAEQPEREAKERHLKAWEEEKAVIRMKKDKARMAEVFLELDDDADGFVSVAELLSHSELDQDSDSSFTEEEAQALLGGVDKVDTDVFESVWNTIKEKYISETNNDAQDPVETPQEETREPVSDNESEQYPEDDLMEEEDEEEDEDDEGDDPDDEDYKSRPTTRTQEKKDDGDEEPMPPYDQQTQSLIDAAQKARNDFDESERALREVDDQISNLEKEISFDFGPSAEFSYFYSQCYELSTNEYIYRLCPFNRVSQKPKYGGSETNLGTWGKWAGPDNDIYSLMKYEHGTGCWQGPNRSTTVKLTCGKETVVTSTSEPSRCEYLMEFTTPAVCQEPPSPDSGLHGHEEL; the protein is encoded by the exons ATGTGCACCATCAGGATGTCCTGTCAAAACCTCCTCCTGCTTTTGACTGTGTCAGTGTCTGCGGTCGAAGTACAACGACCTCGGGGTGTCCCTTTATCAA AACGGCAGTTTTATGAAGAGGGCAAACCTTTTACTTGCTTGGATGGCTCACGCACTATCCACTTTGACAGAGTGAATGATGACTACTGTGACTGCAATGATGGCTCTGATGAGCCAG GTACTGCTGCTTGTCCCAATGGCAGTTTTCACTGCACTAATGCAGGTTTCCGACCATCCTTCATCCCTTCTTCCCGCATCAATGATGGAATATGTG ACTGCTGTGACACAACGGATGAGTACAACAGTGGTGCTGCTTGTCAGAATACCTGCAG GGAGATGGGACGCAAAGAGAGGGAGAGCCTGCAGAAGATGGCAGAGATTGCTAAGGAGGGCTTTATGCTTAAGCAGCAACTTATCCACGAGGCCAAGAAGGGCTTGGAAGAGAAGAAG GCCAAACTTGCAGAAGTTCAATCGGGTAAGAAGGATCTTGAGGAGAAGGTGGAGGCCCTCAGAACTGTAAAGGAAACTGCAGAACAGCCAGAGAGAGAAGCCAAAGAGCGCCATCTGAAGGCCTGGGAGG AGGAAAAAGCTGTCATTCGCATGAAAAAGGACAAGGCTAGAATGGCTGAGGTGTTTCTTGAACTGGATGATGATGCAGATGGTTT TGTTTCAGTGGCTGAGCTTCTGTCCCATTCTGAGCTTGACCAAGATTCAGATAGTTCATTCACGGAAGAAGAGGCTCAG GCACTTCTTGGAGGAGTGGATAAGGTTGACACAGATGTATTTGAATCTGTTTGGAATACAATCAAAGAAAAATACATATCGGAG ACAAACAATGACGCTCAAGATCCAGTGGAGACCCCACAGGAAGAGACGCGGGAACCAGTCTCTGACAATGAGTCTGAGCAGTATCCAGAAGATGACCTcatggaggaagaagatgaggaggaggatgaagatgatgaaggtgatgatccAGATGATGAAGACTATAAG AGCCGTCCTACCACACGGACTCAGGAAAAGAAGGATGACGGCGATGAAGAGCCTATGCCGCCCTATGACCAACAAACGCAGAGCCTAATTGATG CTGCTCAGAAAGCCAGGAATGACTTTGACGAATCTGAGAGAGCTCTTCGTGAAGTGGATGATCAGATCAG CAACCTTGAGAAAGAAATCTCCTTTGATTTTGGACCCAGTGCTGAGTTCTCCTACTTCTACAGCCAGTGTTACGAATTGTCTACCAACGA GTATATCTACAGGCTATGTCCATTTAACCGAGTATCCCAAAAACCCAAGTATGGTGGATCAGAAACTAACCTGGG AACATGGGGTAAATGGGCGGGGCCTGACAATGACATTTACTCTTTGATGAAGTATGAACATGGGACTGGGTGCTGGCAGGGCCCTAACAGATCCACCACT GTTAAGTTAACATGTGGAAAGGAGACCGTTGTGACGTCTACCTCAGAGCCCAGTCGTTGTGAGTACCTGATGGAGTTCACTACTCCAGCTGTCTGCCAGGAGCCCCCAAGCCCGGATTCAGGCTTGCACGGTCATGAAGAGCTCTAG